In a single window of the Carassius gibelio isolate Cgi1373 ecotype wild population from Czech Republic chromosome A12, carGib1.2-hapl.c, whole genome shotgun sequence genome:
- the LOC128025665 gene encoding proline-rich protein 36-like: MSELELFPSDNELEAPQQATGSKAASSADPMAPPSQPGCSAEPEASARGRRRNRPDSHTPRSLRSPPPSRQPIQSPSTSHASASPSIPPIGKWTVAGLRQALSNSDVRFSRNMSKAQLYELYSTLGNNPPTSKKVTKAHRSKQRITQMSSSSSSSSSSPQASGHSRSSAGRGHAPNSAAPPIALPPSSQPISAAPSAASPHATVPTGANFQPPLLSTLPSAAKTSARLPPLAAQAQPPYFYPSTFSFPHQWPAAPVADTQAGNPQLATQAGWPPSSFPSSSFSPYGLPQAPGFNPCVRMPPQTGATPPSFPPFSFYPSPYGPTPAPGDNPCVRMPPQTVMAPPHLPSNSSTQAKPQYTLFTATPLHTPPNAAAMEPPPVPSSIKSQILTEIQNAGSGSRHITNPSSSLFTTHISITHPLKPLLDASIDSILHAVSPRTIQSYLTAWRCFKTFHLSYHLPFPDFSLLSITSFISFLSTAKNLQASSIKGYLSGVQFFHKLIHGFPSSVINNSQTSLLIKGIQRARPSNPDSRQPITLDILTNCIQKLRTGYHSIHTARTLDAMFLLAFFGFLRCSEIAITSKFNPKLHPTISDLCIRDNETIAYSIKHSKTDQERKGHFIYIFNLPSPIQPYQALVSYIQFRNAQSKSALDPLFVDDSNHPVTRFWFQKHLKLILTQSGFHAENFSGHSFRIGAATTAAQKGLSQNQIQALGRWSSEAFKSYIRYNQSHIKAAHAALIS; the protein is encoded by the exons ATGTCGGAACTCGAACTCTTCCCTTCAGACAATGAGCTAGAAGCTCCCCAGCAAGCCACCGGCTCTAAAGCAGCTTCCTCTGCTGACCCCATGGCACCTCCTTCTCAACCGGGATGCAGCGCCGAGCCCGAGGCCTCAGCGCGCGGGCGAAGACGAAATAGGCCGGATTCGCACACACCTCGAAGTCTCCGTTCACCTCCTCCATCGAGACAGCCAATCCAATCACCATCAACATCACATGCATCGGCTTCACCATCCATCCCACCCATTGGAAAATGGACCGTCGCAGGACTAAGACAAGCGCTGTCAAATTCGGATGTCAGGTTTTCTCGCAACATGAGCAAAGCTCAACTCTACGAGCTTTATAGCACACTAGGAAATAATCCACCTACCTCCAAAAAGGTAACCAAAGCCCACAGGTCTAAACAACGTATCACACAAATGTCATCTTCTTCCAGCTCAAGTTCCAGCTCCCCCCAAGCGTCAGGACATAGCAGATCATCAGCAGGTCGGGGCCACGCCCCAAACTCGGCCGCTCCTCCCATCGCACTGCCTCCCTCTTCACAACCTATCTCTGCAGCTCCTTCAGCTGCCTCGCCGCATGCAACAGTGCCTACGGGCGCGAATTTCCAACCTCCACTGCTTTCTACTTTACCTTCGGCTGCAAAGACTAGCGCGAGGCTGCCTCCGCTAGCCGCTCAAGCTCAGCCTCCTTACTTTTACCCCTCCACTTTTTCTTTCCCCCACCAATGGCCAGCAGCCCCAGTTGCAGACACCCAAGCTGGGAATCCTCAGCTAGCAACACAAGCAGGCTGGCCTCCTTCCTCCTTTccatcttcctctttctctccttaCGGGCTTCCCCAGGCACCGGGGTTCAATCCATGCGTGAGGATGCCTCCGCAAACGGGTGCAACCCCTCCCTCATTTCCGCCTTTCTCCTTCTATCCTTCGCCCTACGGGCCGACCCCAGCTCCAGGGGATAATCCGTGCGTGAGGATGCCTCCGCAAACGGTTATGGCCCCTCCTCATCTTCCTTCCAACTCCTCTACCCAAGCTAAACCGCAGTATACTCTATTCACAGCGACCCCTCTACATACTCCACCTAATGCCGCCGCTATGGAGCCACCCCCCGTGCCTAGTTCCATCAAATCACAGATTCTCACAG AAATTCAGAACGCTGGCTCCGGAAGCAGACACATCACCAACCCCAGTTCCTCTCTATTCACAACTCATATTTCCATAACGCATCCCCTCAAACCCCTTCTCGACGCATCCATCGACTCTATCCTACATGCAGTTTCTCCCAGAACCATCCAGTCGTATCTCACAGCGTGGAGATGTTTTAAAACTTTTCACCTCTCCTATCATTTGCCATTCCCCGATTTTTCTCTCCTCTCAATTACTTCATTTATTTCCTTCCTCAGTACCGCGAAGAACCTCCAGGCAAGTTCTATTAAAGGTTACTTAAGTGGCGTTCAATTTTTCCATAAACTAATCCACGGCTTCCCCTCCTCCGTGATAAACAATTCGCAAACTTCTCTTTTAATCAAAGGAATTCAAAGAGCTCGCCCATCAAACCCGGATTCCAGACAACCCATAACTCTGGACATCCTCACAAACTGCATCCAAAAGCTCCGCACAGGGTATCATTCGATCCATACCGCTCGTACCCTAGATGCCATGTTCCTATTGGCTTTTTTCGGCTTTCTGAGATGCTCAGAAATTGCAATTACCTCGAAATTCAACCCCAAACTCCATCCGACAATCTCTGATTTGTGCATACGGGATAACGAAACCATCGCTTACTCCATTAAACATAGTAAGACGGACCAAGAAAGGAAAGGCCACTTCatatacattttcaatctccCATCTCCAATTCAACCTTATCAGGCTCTCGTCTCTTATATCCAGTTCAGGAACGCCCAATCCAAATCCGCACTGGACCCTCTCTTTGTCGACGACTCCAACCATCCCGTTACACGTTTTTGgttccaaaaacatttaaagctcATACTTACGCAATCAGGCTTTCACGCAGAAAATTTTTCCGGCCACTCATTCCGCATTGGGGCAGCAACTACAGCAGCTCAGAAAGGACTCTCCCAAAATCAAATACAGGCTCTGGGTCGTTGGTCATCAGAAGCTTTCAAAAGTTACATCAGGTACAATCAAAGCCACATAAAGGCAGCCCATGCAGCCCTGATCAgctaa